Proteins from a single region of Natrinema salifodinae:
- a CDS encoding S8 family peptidase: MSGVINRRTLLRSIGAGSVTLTFAGLASADGETRYLVRTGDEGAERRLRRREFAVEHRLADGAVLVVTGPDDAVDELEGIAGVSSAAPDFAFELEAPELSEPARVDPDSGNGNANENSNGPGDSNGSGSETEDGADDEPALFDGQWDKRVTEARSAHERATGEGRRLAIVDTGVDHTHQDLGNVNEDESVTIFDGEVTPHTGDVHYHGTHVAGIAAATGAVGVLGTAPDAEIVSVRVFAVEDGDLVAYFGDILLAMAYAAAVDADAANASIGTAPIPPQGNAEQYRRIMEPVVQSVTAAGTLLVGSAGNDDANLQQGGRFTLPNSLAGVTSVSATGPNDERTFYSNYGTNEIDVGAPGGGYETAAKTGSEDENEVERPYPTNLVLSTVPGDGYDWLAGTSMAAPQVTGTAALVRERRPDAPANRVERAIAAGADLVDGGGDPDLGAGRLNANDALDGV, encoded by the coding sequence ATGAGTGGTGTTATCAATCGACGGACGTTACTTCGGAGTATCGGTGCGGGAAGTGTTACGCTTACGTTCGCGGGGCTCGCGAGCGCGGACGGCGAGACGAGATATCTCGTCCGAACCGGAGACGAGGGCGCGGAACGACGGCTCCGCCGGCGCGAATTCGCCGTCGAACACCGGCTCGCCGACGGTGCGGTGCTCGTCGTGACCGGACCGGACGACGCGGTCGACGAACTCGAGGGAATCGCCGGCGTCTCGAGCGCTGCGCCGGACTTCGCGTTCGAACTCGAGGCGCCGGAACTGTCGGAGCCTGCCCGCGTCGACCCGGATAGCGGGAACGGAAACGCGAACGAGAACAGCAACGGACCAGGCGATTCGAACGGGTCCGGTTCCGAAACCGAGGACGGAGCGGACGACGAGCCGGCGCTGTTCGACGGCCAGTGGGACAAACGCGTCACGGAAGCGCGGTCGGCCCACGAGCGGGCGACCGGCGAGGGACGCCGGCTCGCGATCGTCGACACCGGCGTCGATCACACCCATCAGGACCTGGGCAACGTAAACGAGGACGAGAGCGTGACGATATTCGACGGAGAGGTGACTCCTCACACCGGTGACGTCCACTACCACGGGACCCACGTCGCCGGCATCGCGGCGGCGACCGGCGCGGTCGGCGTCCTCGGTACGGCCCCGGACGCGGAGATCGTCTCGGTCCGGGTGTTCGCCGTCGAGGACGGCGACCTCGTGGCCTACTTCGGTGACATCCTCCTCGCGATGGCGTACGCCGCGGCCGTCGACGCCGATGCGGCGAACGCGAGCATCGGCACGGCACCGATCCCGCCGCAGGGCAACGCCGAGCAGTACCGCCGCATCATGGAACCGGTCGTACAGAGCGTTACGGCGGCGGGGACGCTGCTCGTCGGCAGCGCCGGCAACGACGACGCAAACCTCCAGCAGGGCGGCCGCTTCACCCTGCCGAACAGCCTAGCCGGCGTGACGAGCGTCAGCGCGACCGGGCCGAACGACGAGCGGACGTTTTACTCGAACTACGGCACCAACGAAATCGACGTCGGCGCGCCAGGCGGCGGCTACGAGACGGCGGCGAAAACCGGAAGCGAGGACGAGAACGAAGTCGAGCGGCCGTACCCGACGAATCTCGTGCTTTCGACGGTCCCCGGCGACGGGTACGACTGGCTGGCCGGGACGTCGATGGCGGCCCCGCAGGTCACCGGAACCGCGGCGCTCGTCCGCGAACGCCGGCCGGACGCGCCGGCGAACCGAGTGGAGCGAGCTATCGCGGCCGGGGCCGACCTGGTCGACGGCGGCGGCGATCCCGATCTGGGCGCCGGTCGGCTCAACGCGAACGACGCGCTGGACGGGGTGTGA